The DNA region TAGAGGCAAACCAGTCCTCTATATAAGGCAGTCCCTCTATGCACAACAGTCATCACCATCAACCCCAAGTTTGATTTAAGTTAGTGAGTTTCTTAGTTTCCCTAGAAGTTAAGCATGGCTCAAATTAAGAGGATGGAGTGCCAACTCGAGATCAAGTCCTCAGCTGATAAGTTCTTTGATGCCTACAAGACCAAAGCCCAGCTTATGCCAAAAATGGCCAATCAAATCGTTAGAGATGTAAAACTTGTTGAGGGTAGTGGTTGGGATTCCGAGAGTTCGGTTAGACAATGGTATTTTGTTGCCGGAGGTAAGCTTAGACTAGGAATTAAGATCGGAATATGGTTATCAATATCGGACTAATTCGATTAGGAATTAATACTGATCTAGAGATAGTTcaattgatttttaatattttttttattttttataattttttaatgatttatttaattgaattattcgGACCGACAAATTAATTACTTTAACGTTTTGACTATTGATCcaattataaaaactttcaacAAAACTCCTTTCCATcacattattaaatattaatgttagtctctcctttcttttcttttcttttcttttttttttagatttttcaaaATCCGATATTCATTTCAAACCTCGACTAAAATTCAGATTCGAGTTGGGTAAGACCATGAAATGAGGTGCAAAACTCTCTTAATGCGATTTTCCCTATCCACAATACTTGAACCTGAAACTTTATTTAAGAGGTGTTTGATTCCTTACCACTCAATCCAAACGAACTGGTTATGTTAGTTATATGgattaattaacatattatattaaaaaataccaTTAGTTGTTTaacgaaattatttttttttttggagctGAATTGCAAAGGAAAGAAAATcaattttcatttcatatttcaaacagtaaaatattaactctattaaaatttatacttatttgatttttttttaatagtacaCCTCTAAAATTGACCCATTTAATAGTAGAATAACCAACTTGAACCAACCATTATAATAGAGGGATCTGGCAAgtactttcacttttttttaaggTAAGCTATAGTAGAAGTTACCCAACtataagcttcttcttcttttttccttttttggtcaCGCAACaataaaatgttacaaaataGTTATACAATTAtggggtttttttctttttttgtcacgtaactatgaaaagttacaaaatgatcattcaactgttcaattttattttttttatcaccaGCTAGATAACGTAAAGATGGAAATACCCAAAAATCCAAGATAATGGGTGATCAAGAAAGACAATTAGATACTCGAGTAACGTTTTTGTATCTTTCCATAATTAAgcgaaaaaaaaatcataattgagtgagtattaatgtatttttttaattaatactaaTGTTAACCACTCTTACAGGTAAGCTTGAGACTTGTAAGGAAATGATGGAAAAGGTGGATGATAAAGATAGGACTGTCGTTTACAAATTGGTGGAAGGTGAAATCATGAAAGCTTTCAAAAGCTGGAACTCCATCCTCAACGTGATGCCGATGAGGGAGGGAAGTTTGGTGAAATGGACTATGGAATTTGAAAAGCAAAATGATGATGTCCCTGATCCTGTCAAGTATGGCGAGTTTTTAACTACCTGGGCTAAGAATGTCGATACTTACCTTCTCAatgtctaattaaataattaaggaAACGACATATATCAATAATTTGATCATATGTCTCGttcttaaataaattatatgaattatcataataaaaatatatttaaatattttataatagctGATTAAGCATTAATTTAATTGGTATCGttataattataacaataaaaaaaatgtgattAAGCATATTTATAAAAGTACAAGCATGTATCTTATTGTCAATGTTTAGGATGAAAATTAATGTAATCTTTGCTTTATGTATGAAAGAACATGCTTCTCTTATGTTATATGATAATTTCGTGGTaaccacaaaaataaataaatatgtgctctcttttttttcttgttataaaaattaagttttgttactattttttttttacagaaattattattaatgtttcaatgttttaaaatttatataacttGTTAATGGTTGTTTTAAGGCTGcttctcatatatattttttaaggaaagtaatattttactatttaagaaaaaaagaaaacaatcaaAAAACTTTAACGGATCGTTAATTGATAGTACAATTATTAGCGTAATGCTTGacgagaaaatatttttcaattcgCTGCTCAACATAATCTGACATGACACATAAACATCTTTAATCCGAATAAAATTCCCATGGTTTTCCATCCTCCCATTCAAATTATAGTATACActagaattaaaagaaaacaaatattgaaGTTCCTTCGGTAAAAGTTGAAAGGAATTATAAAAGGATATAAAGCTGAGGCTATTTTTCTCCGATGTTCATCGAGCCATCATCATCATGTCACTTGTTGATGCAGCAGCATCAAACCAGTCCTGTATATAAGGCAACCTCTCTAAGCACAACAATCACCACCACCAACCCCAAGTTTGATATAAGTTAGTGGGTTTCTTCTTAGTTTCCTAGAAGTTAAGCATGGACCAAATTAAGAGGATGGAGTGCCAAGTCGAGATCAAGTCCTCAGCTGATAAGTTCTTTGAAGCCTACCAGACCAAAGCCCAGCTTATGCCAAAAATGGCCAATCAAGTCGTTAGAGATGAAAAACTTGTTGAGGGTAGTGACTGGGATTCTGAGGGTTCGGTCAGACAATGGTTTTTTGTTGCCGGAGGTAAGCTTATCTACACAACTACGTAAAACCATGGTTATCAAGATCGGACTAGACCAATTATTCGATTGATTAGATTAAGAATTAACTGGCGTATTAATCTAGAGTAGGCTTTAGATCAATTGACCTGCAGTTCAAtcgattttcaatatttttttatttttataaatttttaataatttatttaattgaattatttggaCCGGTGAATCAATTACGTTAGTTGTTCGACCACTATTCCGATTATAAAAACCTTGCATAAAACCCCTTTCCAtcacattattaaatatttatgttagTCTCTCTTCTCTTTtcgtttctttcctttttttttcttttttctttttttttttgagatttttcagAATGTGACAGTCATTTTGAACCCCGACTAAAATTTGCATTCAAGTTGGGTAAGACCTTTAAATGAGTTGGAAAAGTCTCTTAATGTAGTTTTCCCTTTCCACAAGATTTGAACCTGAAACCTTATTTAAGAGGCCTTTAGTTCATTACACTCAACCCAACATTAGTTGGTTATGTTAATTTATGGATTGATTAACATATTATATTCAAAAAATTCCATTAGTTGTTTAAACTAAATAGTTTTTAGTTCtataaatggatttttttttatttggagtTGAATTCCAAAGGAAAGAGAATcaattttcatttcatattttaaaccatacatattaactctattaaaatttatatttatttgattttttttactagTATAACTCTAAAATTGACCCATTTAATAGTACTTTCACTTTTTTTAAGGTAAGTTAGAGTAGAAGTCACCAACTATAAACGgttacaaaatagtcatccaattatggttatatttcttttttggttcaccaactatgaaaagttacaaaatggtcattcaactattcaattttattttttgtcacCATCTAGATAACGTAAAGATGGAAACAACTAAAAATTCAAGATAAttgagtgacaaaaaaaaaacaaaattaaatatttgaatgacgattttatatatttttataattggacgaccaaaaaaatcataattgagtaaatattaatgtattttttaaattaatgctAATGTTCATCACTCTTAcatataaaaaggtggatgataAAGATTGGACTATTCTTTACAAATTGGTGGAAGGTGAAATCATGAAAGCTTTCAAAAGCTGGAAGTCCATCTTCAACGTGATGCTGACGGGGGAGGGAAGTTTGGTGAAATGGACTACGGAATTTGAAAAGCAAAATGACGATGTTCCTGATCCTGTCAGGTACGGTGAGTTTTTAACTACATGGACTAAAAACGTCGATACTTACCTTCTCaataactaattaaataattaaggaAACAACAGATGTTAATAATTTGATCATATGTTTCGttcttaaataaattatatgaataatcataataaaaaagtatttgaatattttataataactaattaagtattaacttaattaatatcgttatatttataacaataaaaaagATGTGAATTCAAGCGTGTTTATAAAAATGCATGctttatacatgtatattattGCCAATGTTTAGGATGAAAATTAATGTAACATTTGCCTTGTATATGAAAGCACATGCTTTCTTATGTTATATGATAGTTTCGTGGTAAACACATAgaaattattattcttattaatgttttaatttttttttaacaatttcattataagttctgatcatatatgcttttttaatataatgcctagaactactTATAGTCtctcccaacccataaataggaggataatacgcttcagcgTACTTAAACTATTATCttcttacattgacaacaatacatATATCAATTGAACAAAGGCTCAATCAACAATGTttcaatgttttaaattttatataactaGATGTTAATGGTTGTTTTAAGGTTGCTTCTCACAtttattttaaggaaaaataatattttattaaaagtaaatcgttcaagaaaaaaatagaagaaaaaaccgtacgaaacaaaaaaaaaatagctaAATCCAAGTCAATAAGTTTATTCAATACATCATGTCTTAAGATAATTTCTCATATTTTATcacaaatttttcatttttttatattatttttatttttatttgtaaactTTTAAGAGGAATTAATAGAAtgataaattttaactttaatttatcaATACATTGATATCAATTGTCTTATTGATGAAATATCGTTATAACGATTGGGTAACaatgataataaattttaaaataatacgaaaaaaaattaaaataataactatttttactatttatattaaattatccttggaataaattttttttaactctatataaaacttttcttaaaaaatttatataaaattaaaatacgagAAACCCCTGGTCCATTTTTTTCCCTCAActcatttattattaaaaatttaatttctctattttttttaaattttaaaattcaaattcaactattaatactattaaaattatcttattaaattcaagtttattataatatcattttttttagttatatgaatACCAAATGAGCATTttcttatttcaaaatatcataccagaaaaattaacaaaataacaataatattaagaattgggcctaaattttaaaatctaaaaataaagagACAAATTCCTTAAAATAAAAGTACATCAACTAAATCCAAATTTGTGAAGCCTATAAgtatttattacatattttaggctaaattagccatatatgttaaaaaaaaattattggccaaatagtttgggttttttaaaattttaggaaatAGATTGTTTTTTGATAGAGTGTGTGAAAGGGTGTCCATTTGAGCGTGCTTTATGGTAAGAAAGCACACCCAACTTGTTGTGATTTCTCTTCAAGTCacattttctttttacttttttaatataattaggtTTTTTGTCAGATGGTTAAATGCTAGTAGTTTTATATTTGAATCTCAAGTTCGATTCCTCTCCTATtgacatttgtattttttatttcatgtaattatatgaattatcataataaaaatgaacttaaatattttataatagtcGATTAAGCTTTAACTTAGTTAGCATTGTTATAATCGCAATAATACAGAGAATGTAAGTTCAAATGTAtttatgaaaacacattttatgcATGTCTGATTCTTAATGTTTAGAATGATAATTAATGTAAGAACATCTGCTTTGTGTATGGAAGCACATGCTTGTCTTTTGTTATAAAAgacaaacaaataaacaaaaataattattaaatttgaaaacTGAGATGATTTTAAATATTGAAGTCAAAACTTGACTcgtattttaaatcaatttaatttttttgtccaatttttttaaaaaaatttaatatttttatcaaactctcctaaatatcaaataaacCTTTAAGCTTTAACAAATGATCAAATCAGATCTTTATATCACCATATTGGAATAAGATTCCCTATGGTTTAGTCATCCACTCATTTCctattgtagcgacgtaaaattgTGGCGATTTAatgaaaacttgaaaactgaagtttgattttgaaataaaaagggagtcgccaccgatctttttttttaggtgtgatcggatacctaataaatcatctttttgaaaagaaaatttattctcgAACAAAAATAAAGGCTagatttaggtctacgtgaaaatcAGAGTAAAGTAGGGTTCGGGATGTATGTACACCAAAtaatacataatattaaaataatataataaatggcAATAGTGGAAATAAGTATAATAATGAATAAtacgaaaataatactatataaaaaatatatatacgtataataaaatatatgtactaagattaaaactaaatataaataaaataatgatatatacataatatatatagaaACATATAcggtatatatgtatattagaaatgataataataataaataaataaaaactattaaCATACTACATAAATATATGTACGTATATTAACATTGAGTGAATATCAATACTAGTACCAATAATGTGGATAatgaatataataatagtaataaataatatatatatatacttataatagtAAAAacgaaatatttaaaaatataactagatatacaatgataataataatgataatattaaaagtatgtacATAATAGTGTTAAGAATACCTACCTGATatagttattaaaatatatacatactataataaaatatatgaataatatgataaaaaaaatatgcgTAATATagagtataatatatatattaaaagaatatatatgacATACGAATATATTAACAAAGACAATAATATcaaaaactattaataatactataatatatataggtattaagtaaaaaataatagcaATGAAATGCTAATaaataagtataataaaaatgttaaagtaaagtaataaaaatgatgctatacatgaatatatattcatatacgTGTATAATAAAATGTACACTactacatataataataataataataatacagagattataattaataataatagtaaatatcaGAAAATAATAATGAGTAATTTGAAAGTAAAACAGCAAACTAACACGAAATTTAGGGGCGAATTCGAAATAAAAAGCAAGAAAAAGGCTTATTTGAACACGCGTGCAACAGTGGGGGGCCAAAAATGCAATTTTCCGAACTATTTTAAAACGCACAACAgcaaagggactaaatcgaatcaCGCAGCAACTTTCAGgtccaaattaaagtaaattaaaacttgattgtaaattaataaaaaagcgAAAGGGCTAAATGCGCAATTAGTATTCCTAGAcatgtctcgaagacgaagatctcgctcgagcacttcctcggcctcgtccacggcctcttgtactcatatcgtattatcttgattacgaattgttatgcatcaattaatattccagtgtttattacagatgttttatgaatcagacagtagttcagagtttgttttcgcagaatcgaagtctagctacagtttcaatctcttatcagattttcctatggtttcagtatcatcctatctagagtgtcctagtagggtttcagtacagacagataattcaggaaaatattcagaaaaattcagaatacttacagacttgagccggagattcggaatgccaccttctaaagatctaaattttgaaaatcaagtttttcgcattctttataaatttttcgCTTTCAAAAAtctgtttttgtaaacccattccacagccgagttgttgtaactgggctctgataccactaaatgtagcaccccaaacccggcccagaagttatggctggatccggcatgccacatcaaaaacgtaaaaaaaaattcattctaagtccagaaaatcgtacttgatgttcaaaagattaattcattaaaggttaaagtgaatggaagctctgcaccaggtaggaaaccggaaaagaggtggtgagtccatcggactgcttaagtaccaagctcccttcggatccaatcctagacatgcataccgccattgccacaccttaacgtcatggatatttctaggaaaccgatttgattaagtcattttaggaaaagtgattaattttggaaaaaactttcattacggaagctttgcttgttgtcgtgttattttgaaatcaattgttgttttttttttttgaaaacgcgccctaaagctatccaatttcaacagttaaaataagtaatatctatcttagtaatacatattaaaaccatcaaaaataattaagcggccttattacatttaaaaacccaaacctcaacgtaaataataggatgtccagtgcaccagaagaaaaccaaactttcagaacgggtggccattccgaattccctcacagctccaagcccactatggttggggatttcctgcgtggatgaaaataaaaggggtgagtttggggaaactcagtgtgtaaggaaaacccattcaaagctcaagtcagctcaagcctattgggcctaagcccattcaggtaacagtggtactggaccagagcccttttcagattacaataaattgggccttagccccttattcagataacagtatggcccataggcccatttcaaaatacatgcaacatcaataacatatgcaagcccatttggggagactactcaacccaccaatcactacactccacccgtaccagccctacactccatgtggggaatagctcaacccacccagcccaacactccacagttgcagccttgctgctcagttaacagtaaattgaggcaaagcctccagtacgtggacaagccactttcagtacttcctccgtcaatatcccaatcccatgcatcagataataacaatatggcatgcagtaaataacaacagtcaaacatgcatttaagtcaatttaaccctaggggtatttcggtaatttatctcctaggggtaaaactgtaaattttccacttttaaaggtatttcagtaatttatctattttagggtttttcatgcatattcctacctttcacgtactacagaatcacgtaccgagggttcttaccgaattgggcccgttggcccatcattccaattttggcccattaagcccaaaaatatcgagggcacagaaatcatgcactttgcagtccaaacattgcagcttaacaaaaacattaatcgatttacctcacgagcattcgcacactcgtaaatctacaaaataccggttttcggcatttcgaattttcgacttttgccaatctagactaagaaagagggtgttagttacacacttgtttgcgacgatatgctaacgagatccacacacgaaccgcctacaattggattactaacacgttaatctaactattcaaatacaaactacgtattaaccccttacaatattcggccaaccacacctacagattatagtaagcttataaaaaaacaataagcaactcattaacaaatttttgtcaatctttaccacataatcataatttcactgcaagctgtcttcctgagcaacagtcactaaatcatttataactagagttaaaaaactccaaatcaagttccgttaattttccttgaaaatagactcatatatcttctatccataaaattttcaaaatttttggtttagccaatcaataccagatttttctcaaagtttcccatgtttcactgtttgactaatctgaccactcttcattacgaatcaaatttctcattgtacagaattcaaaatatgttctcgtttattccatttgaaactagactcattaagctttaattacataatttattcagcttctaactcatctctcacaatttatggtgattttccaaagttatgttactgctgctgtcccaagcagatttattaccaaatcactctttcacacctaacttgcatgcttgttatttaaacatgtatatcaccaatcaatcatcacatatctatgattttacttaagtataatctccatttcatcattttaacgcacaacatgttagctgatttttccctttaacatctaaggcacatgcatgctcatttgtttggctcaacttcacctatcttccatttttcatcaaaagaacatgaaacaacaacaatttccttcattttaattcatgactaaatgctcacaacacaactaaaaaccaaaatatgcttcaagagttaaggtagaatcaagaagaactcatgaacatcaagatagaagcaaactaccatgaacttaccttcaattttcttccccaagtgaccgaacattcaagagctttctcctctccttttctcttctctaactttaggctatgatgaacaaagatggacaaaactttgttcttttcacccctttttcttttaataaaatttcatatttcatccatttaattctttaatacaaaagacatgaaattcccatcatggaacatttacctaaatcattatcatggaacatttacctaacccattatcatggaatatttacctaatccgttatcatggaacatttacctaacctattatcatggaatatttacctaatccattatcatggaacatttacctaacccattatcaatttgtaccatgaattatgaatatcaagtgctcatattgtctacaacaacatgatggctagccacttcatgtaaaatgggaggtttgtcatgcaaatcctcctattttgcactcctatttatttggccatttcaatttagcctatagcattttcaaacattttcacataggtcctatttcataatttcactcacaaatgacaaaattaaagcatgaaatttttccaacattcacagaattcccgaaaattggggcgttacaactctaccctccttaaagaaatttcgtcctcgaaatttacctgatccaactagttgagggtattgttgacgcatagtttCTTCTgcttcccaagtagcttcttcccttccatgattacgccaaagtattttcactaacgggacagatttccttctgagaaccttaacatctcgagccaatatttgcacaggctcctcctcaaaggtcaaatcagtctaaacttcaatttctgcaactggcaggacatgagcagggtcagcacgataacgccttaacatggagacgtgaaaaacatcgtgaatcctgtctaactctggaggcaattccaactgataagccactgggcctactcgcttcgaaacccgataaggcccaatgaaccgcagactcaacttgcccttcttaccgaaccttaatatcttcttccaaggagaaacctttaagaagaccatatcacctattgagtactcaatctccttacgcttcaaatctgcatacgacttttgcctatcagatgcttcttttaaccggtccctaattattctgaacttatcctcagtatcagctaccaactctggtccaagaatttgtcgctctcctagttcggtccaacaactaggtgtacgacaccttcgtccatacagtgctttatacggtgccattcgaatactcgtcTGGTaattgttattgtacgcaaattcttccaacggcaagtaatcttcccaactacctcaaaagtCAATCACGTATCCCCTCAagatgtcctccagaatctgaataaccctctctgactgaccatcagtttggggatggaaagccgtactaaaattcaatcgcgtccccaacgcctcatgcaaccattgccaaaaccaaaatgtaaatctgggatcccgatcagaaataattgaaactagGACTCCATGAAGTtgcacaatctctgccacatacaacttggctaacttttgaagtgaaaagtcagtacgaacaagtatgaaatgggctgatttggtcaacctatccacaatcacccacaccgagtctttctttgatggtgtcaaaggcagcccactcacaaagtccatagttaccctctcccacttccaaagtggtatcttcactgactgtaacagtccagagggtaattgatgctcagctttcacttgctagcatgtcagacatttccctacaaactccgttacttctcgtttaagtccaggccaccagtacaattctcgtaagtcgtgatacaacttgttccccCCAgggtgcatggcacaaagtcctccatgagcttccttcaatattgtctgcctcaaatcagagtccttcggaacacaaattcttcctcggaaacacagaactccttcgccatttaacccaaactcagaagtttccccttccttaacttgttgaaaacgagcgaccaaagactcatcgttcaactgcttttccttaatctgatccactcaggttggccttacttgcaattcagccaacaaactgccatcatcatacagactcaaacgagca from Gossypium hirsutum isolate 1008001.06 chromosome A04, Gossypium_hirsutum_v2.1, whole genome shotgun sequence includes:
- the LOC107948999 gene encoding kirola; translation: MAQIKRMECQLEIKSSADKFFDAYKTKAQLMPKMANQIVRDVKLVEGSGWDSESSVRQWYFVAGGKLETCKEMMEKVDDKDRTVVYKLVEGEIMKAFKSWNSILNVMPMREGSLVKWTMEFEKQNDDVPDPVKYGEFLTTWAKNVDTYLLNV
- the LOC107948072 gene encoding MLP-like protein 423; this translates as MKNLLRVVTGILRVRSDNGFLLPEVDDKDWTILYKLVEGEIMKAFKSWKSIFNVMLTGEGSLVKWTTEFEKQNDDVPDPVRYGEFLTTWTKNVDTYLLNN